From the genome of Miscanthus floridulus cultivar M001 chromosome 10, ASM1932011v1, whole genome shotgun sequence, one region includes:
- the LOC136487115 gene encoding L-type lectin-domain containing receptor kinase IX.1-like produces MACESASAPLCSLAFICLSYSFLVLCMHVPSSSSVSFSFNFSNTTGDDPCGGLELMCYRDAHFDKTTSAIELTKDLRGEITDSQGRVWYKLPVPLWKESTGEVASFTTTFSFNLTPSDSNRCMDTWASQMGDGMAFFLAPWPNSNSSTGGGIVLPNATATEGGDLYLFNPSNHFNATGDNRVVAVEFDTFYNDRWDNSTIQHIGIDVNSIVSVASTDTPGMNNLTSPFTKAAMISYDNVTKMLAIDLQINGTPYALNTTVNLTQSLPEIVAVGFSASTGDCVELHQLLSWSFNSTLQEPKLAEVAGAVIKPEPSAKLLLEVLVPTGSVLVCAGAVLLLWRTHARNRRPRQGSDSEESDEQNNGEAATFEMSVAGPRRYYYRDLAAATGGFADENLLGRGGFGSVYQGRLPGSSNEDDNEDQQQQLQLQRRRQEVAIKKFNSESSSQSRKEFEAEVKIIARLRHRNLVQLLGWCDSRRGLLLVYELMPEGSLDKHIYSTDKVLNWPERYKIILGLGSALHYLHRDWDQRVVHGDIKPSNILLDSSYNAKLGDFGLARLGDHGTGPQTTDLVKGTMGYIDPEFVNTHRRSTESDIYSFGVVLLEIVSGRSPVDRQDPSFSLLKWVETLYCQQGVGRVLDAADVRLRGDEAHDRQMERALLVGLWCAHRDPGQRPSIAEAMQVLQSEELKLPALSLHMYSKLATPPSVGNVASTVVDDSGVSGSSFASGVRSAETAGTTAGSSESFATLPVVLPPHSTW; encoded by the exons ATGGCTTGCGAGAGCGCATCAGCCCCCTTATGTTCTCTCGCTTTCATCTGCCTCAGCTACTCTTTCTTGGTGCTATGCATGCACGTTCCTTCGTCGTCATCGGTTTCATTCAGCTTCAACTTTTCCAACACTACTGGTGACGACCCCTGCGGCGGACTCGAGCTCATGTGCTACCGCGATGCGCATTTCGACAAGACCACATCAGCCATCGAGCTGACAAAGGACCTCCGAGGAGAAATCACCGACAGCCAAGGTCGGGTGTGGTACAAGCTGCCCGTGCCGCTATGGAAAGAGAGCACCGGCGAGGTAGCGAGCTTCACCACCACTTTCTCCTTCAACCTCACGCCGTCCGACTCCAACCGGTGCATGGACACATGGGCATCTCAGATGGGCGACGGCATGGCCTTCTTCCTTGCGCCTTGGCCTAACTCTAACTCGAGCACCGGCGGCGGCATCGTCCTGCCCAACGCAACCGCAACGGAAGGCGGCGACCTCTACCTTTTCAACCCCAGCAACCATTTCAACGCAACGGGTGACAATCGGGTTGTTGCCGTCGAGTTCGACACATTCTATAATGATCGATGGGACAACAGTACCATCCAGCACATCGGCATCGATGTCAACTCCATCGTGTCTGTGGCGAGCACGGACACTCCAGGGATGAACAACCTCACATCCCCCTTCACCAAGGCGGCCATGATCAGCTACGACAACGTGACCAAGATGCTAGCCATTGATCTGCAGATCAACGGTACTCCGTACGCCCTGAACACGACCGTCAACCTTACACAAAGCTTGCCGGAGATTGTGGCTGTCGGATTCTCAGCATCGACCGGCGACTGTGTGGAGCTGCACCAGCTCCTGTCTTGGTCCTTCAACTCGACACTCCAAGAACCCAAGTTGGCAGAGGTTGCCGGGGCAGTCATCAAACCAGAGCCCTCGGCGAAATTACTACTGGAGGTACTAGTTCCTACAGGATCTGTTCTCGTATGTGCAGGTGCCGTCCTTCTCCTATGGAGGACGCATGCAAGAAATCGCCGCCCACGTCAAGGTTCCGACAGTGAGGAATCCGACGAGCAAAACAACGGCGAGGCTGCCACCTTCGAAATGAGTGTCGCCGGTCCAAGACGTTACTACTACCGCGATCTCGCCGCTGCAACCGGCGGATTCGCAGACGAGAATTTGCTTGGGCGTGGGGGGTTTGGCAGCGTGTACCAGGGCCGGCTCCCCGGTTCTTCTAACGAGGACGACAATGaagaccagcagcagcagctgcagctgcagcggcggcggcaggaggTAGCCATCAAGAAGTTCAACTCGGAGTCATCGTCTCAGAGCCGGAAAGAGTTCGAGGCTGAGGTAAAGATCATAGCACGTCTAAGGCATCGCAATCTTGTGCAACTGCTAGGCTGGTGTGATAGCCGTAGAGGACTCTTGCTTGTCTACGAGCTCATGCCCGAAGGGAGCCTTGACAAACACATCTACAGCACTGACAAGGTCTTAAATTGGCCCGAGAG GTACAAGATTATTCTGGGATTGGGATCAGCACTACACTACCTCCATCGGGACTGGGATCAACGTGTTGTGCACGGTGACATAAAGCCAAGCAACATCTTGCTTGACTCGTCCTACAACGCAAAGCTGGGAGACTTCGGTCTGGCCCGCCTCGGTGACCATGGCACCGGCCCGCAGACGACGGACCTCGTCAAGGGCACCATGGGGTACATCGATCCGGAGTTCGTCAACACGCACCGCCGAAGCACAGAGTCAGACATCTACAGCTTCGGCGTCGTCCTGCTCGAGATCGTCTCCGGCCGGTCACCTGTGGACCGCCAGGATCCGTCTTTCTCGCTCCTCAAGTGGGTAGAGACCTTGTACTGCCAGCAGGGCGTCGGCCGCGTCCTGGATGCCGCTGATGTGCGGCTGCGGGGAGACGAAGCCCATGACCGGCAGATGGAGCGTGCTCTGCTCGTCGGGCTCTGGTGCGCGCACCGTGACCCCGGGCAGCGCCCATCCATCGCTGAGGCCATGCAGGTCCTGCAGTCCGAGGAGTTGAAGCTGCCGGCGCTCTCGTTACACATGTACAGCAAGCTGGCGACGCCACCATCTGTTGGCAACGTTGCCTCGACGgtcgtcgatgactctggtgtCTCCGGCAGCTCCTTCGCTAGCGGAGTCCGCTCGGCAGAGACCGCTGGCACGACGGCAGGCTCGTCGGAGTCGTTTGCCACTTTACCAGTAGTCCTACCACCCCATTCTACATGGTAG
- the LOC136487114 gene encoding L-type lectin-domain containing receptor kinase IX.1-like, translating to MARASASAPLYSLAFICLSYSFLVLCMHVPSSSSVSFSFNFSNTTGDDPCGGLELMCYRDAHFDKTTSAIELTKDLRGEITDSQGRVWYKLPVPLWKESTGEVASFTTTFSFNLTPSDSNRCMDTWASQTGDGMAFFLAPWPNSNSSTGGGIVLPNATAMEGGDLYLFNPSNHFNATGDNRVVAVEFDTFYNVGWDNSTIQHIGIDVNSIVSVASTDTPGMNNLTSPFTKAAMISYDNVTQMLAVDLQINGTPYALNTTVNLTQSLPEIVAVGFSASTGDCVELHQLLSWSFNSTLQEPKLAEVAGAVIKPEPSAKLLLEVLVPTGSVLVCAGAVLLLWRTHARNRRPSQGSDSEESDEQNNGEAATFEMSVAGPRRYHYRDLAAATGGFADENLLGRGGFGSVYQGRLPGSSNEDDNEDQHQQQLQLQRRRQEVAIKKFNSESLSQSRKEFEAEVKIIARLRHRNLVQLLGWCDSRRGLLLVYELMPEGSLDKHIYSTDKVLNWPERYKIILGLGSALHYLHRDWDQRVVHGDIKPSNILLDSSYNAKLGDFGLARLGDHGTGPQTTDLVKGTMGYIDPEFVNTHRRSTESDIYSFGVVLLEIVSGRSPVDRQDPSFSLLKWVETLYCQQGVGRVLDAADVRLRGDEAHDRQMERALLVGLWCAHRDPGQRPSIAEAMQVLQSEELKLPALSLHMYSKLATPPSVGNVASTVVDDSGVSGSSFASGVRSAETAGTTAGSSESFATLPVVLPPHSTW from the exons ATGGCTCGCGCGAGCGCATCAGCCCCCTTATATTCTCTCGCTTTCATCTGCCTCAGCTACTCTTTCTTGGTGCTATGCATGCACGTTCCTTCGTCGTCATCGGTTTCATTCAGCTTCAACTTTTCCAACACTACTGGTGACGACCCCTGCGGCGGACTCGAGCTCATGTGCTACCGCGATGCGCATTTCGACAAGACCACATCAGCCATCGAGCTGACAAAGGACCTCCGAGGAGAAATCACCGACAGCCAAGGTCGGGTGTGGTACAAGCTGCCCGTGCCGCTATGGAAAGAGAGCACCGGCGAGGTAGCGAGCTTCACCACCACTTTCTCCTTCAACCTCACGCCGTCCGACTCCAACCGGTGCATGGACACATGGGCATCTCAGACGGGCGACGGCATGGCCTTCTTCCTTGCGCCTTGGCCTAACTCTAACTCGAGCACCGGCGGCGGCATCGTCCTGCCCAACGCAACCGCAATGGAAGGCGGCGACCTCTACCTTTTCAACCCCAGCAACCATTTCAACGCAACGGGTGACAATCGGGTTGTTGCCGTCGAGTTCGACACATTCTATAATGTGGGATGGGACAACAGTACCATCCAGCACATCGGCATCGATGTCAACTCCATCGTGTCTGTGGCGAGCACGGACACTCCAGGGATGAACAACCTCACATCCCCCTTCACCAAGGCGGCCATGATCAGCTACGACAACGTGACCCAGATGCTAGCCGTTGATCTGCAGATCAACGGTACTCCGTACGCCCTGAACACGACCGTCAACCTTACACAAAGCTTGCCGGAGATTGTGGCTGTCGGATTCTCAGCATCGACCGGCGACTGTGTGGAGCTGCACCAGCTCCTGTCTTGGTCCTTCAACTCGACACTCCAAGAACCCAAGTTGGCAGAGGTTGCCGGGGCAGTCATCAAACCAGAGCCCTCGGCGAAATTACTACTGGAGGTACTAGTTCCTACAGGATCTGTTCTCGTATGTGCAGGTGCCGTCCTTCTCCTATGGAGGACGCATGCAAGAAATCGCCGCCCAAGTCAAGGTTCCGACAGTGAGGAATCCGACGAGCAAAACAACGGCGAGGCTGCCACCTTCGAAATGAGTGTCGCCGGTCCAAGACGTTACCACTACCGCGATCTCGCCGCTGCAACCGGCGGATTCGCAGACGAGAATTTGCTTGGGCGTGGGGGGTTTGGCAGCGTGTACCAGGGCCGGCTCCCCGGTTCTTCTAACGAGGACGACAATGAAgaccagcaccagcagcagctgcagctgcagcggcggcggcaggaggTAGCCATCAAGAAGTTCAACTCGGAGTCATTGTCTCAGAGCCGGAAAGAGTTCGAGGCTGAGGTAAAGATCATAGCACGTCTAAGGCATCGCAATCTTGTGCAACTGCTAGGCTGGTGTGATAGCCGTAGAGGACTCTTGCTTGTCTACGAGCTCATGCCCGAAGGGAGCCTTGACAAACACATCTACAGCACTGACAAGGTCTTAAATTGGCCCGAGAG GTACAAGATTATTCTGGGATTGGGATCAGCACTACACTACCTCCATCGGGACTGGGATCAACGTGTTGTGCACGGTGACATAAAGCCAAGCAACATCTTGCTTGACTCGTCCTACAACGCAAAGCTGGGAGACTTCGGTCTGGCCCGCCTCGGTGACCATGGCACCGGCCCGCAGACGACGGACCTCGTCAAGGGCACCATGGGGTACATCGATCCGGAGTTCGTCAACACGCACCGCCGAAGCACAGAGTCAGACATCTACAGCTTCGGCGTCGTCCTGCTCGAGATCGTCTCCGGCCGGTCACCTGTGGACCGCCAGGATCCGTCTTTCTCGCTCCTCAAGTGGGTAGAGACCTTGTACTGCCAGCAGGGCGTCGGCCGCGTCCTGGATGCCGCTGATGTGCGGCTGCGGGGAGACGAAGCCCATGACCGGCAGATGGAGCGTGCTCTGCTCGTCGGGCTCTGGTGCGCGCACCGTGACCCCGGGCAGCGCCCATCCATCGCTGAGGCCATGCAGGTCCTGCAGTCCGAGGAGTTGAAGCTGCCGGCGCTCTCGTTACACATGTACAGCAAGCTGGCGACGCCACCATCTGTTGGCAACGTTGCCTCGACGgtcgtcgatgactctggtgtCTCCGGCAGCTCCTTCGCTAGCGGAGTCCGCTCGGCAGAGACCGCTGGCACGACGGCAGGCTCGTCGGAGTCGTTTGCCACTTTACCAGTAGTCCTACCACCCCATTCTACATGGTAG